The following coding sequences lie in one Spirosoma sp. KUDC1026 genomic window:
- a CDS encoding RNA polymerase sigma factor: MSTLSANIPTNYRLALAMNANDQQPSARSSRPDARQLSDTIRREQGRLLAFIRKRLPAPEDAEDVMQDVFMELLEAYELANPIERVASWLFAVARNKISDWYRRDRSNSTRTISLDEPVGDDDPDSPVLMEWLAVVDGGGPESEFFRETFMDALTDALAELPSDQREVFVQHELEGKSFNDMADTWKVPLNTLLSRKRYAVLHLRKRLRNLYDDFSID, encoded by the coding sequence GTGAGTACCTTATCTGCCAACATACCGACCAATTACCGCCTGGCGCTGGCCATGAACGCGAACGATCAGCAACCATCTGCCCGCAGTTCCAGGCCGGACGCCCGTCAGCTCAGCGATACCATTCGCCGGGAGCAGGGGCGCTTGCTGGCATTTATCCGCAAACGACTGCCCGCGCCGGAAGATGCCGAAGACGTCATGCAGGACGTATTCATGGAGCTACTGGAAGCCTACGAGCTGGCTAACCCCATTGAGCGCGTAGCGTCGTGGCTATTTGCGGTGGCCCGGAATAAAATCAGTGACTGGTACCGGCGCGACCGGTCCAACAGTACCCGCACGATTTCGCTGGATGAGCCCGTCGGCGACGATGATCCGGACTCACCCGTACTCATGGAGTGGCTGGCGGTAGTCGACGGGGGTGGTCCGGAGAGTGAATTTTTTCGCGAGACGTTTATGGATGCCTTAACGGATGCCTTGGCCGAACTCCCCAGCGATCAGCGCGAGGTATTCGTGCAGCACGAACTCGAAGGAAAAAGCTTTAACGACATGGCCGACACCTGGAAGGTGCCTCTCAACACCCTACTGTCCCGGAAGCGGTATGCCGTGCTCCATCTCCGCAAACGCCTGCGCAACCTCTACGACGATTTTTCAATCGACTAA